Proteins encoded within one genomic window of Gammaproteobacteria bacterium:
- a CDS encoding 2-dehydro-3-deoxygalactonokinase produces MANAHCIAVDWGTTSFRAYLLNDKFELIDACRNQHGVMNITSSFSKVLQNACADWVEKYNIENIYLGGVIGSRNGWVETPYSYCPISVGEQKDKFTQLDNVLGCETRIFHGLQCTSPGGFPDVMRGEEIQVLGAMHCLEGKPAVLCLPGTHSKWVSVNNNTIHNFASMMTGEIFALMLMHSSIGSLIDSHEFDQASFLNGLQDYRESNVASGCNFLHSMFSVRSRVVSNSLKVDSLYSYLSGMLIADEINSAQSMFDLSQGVHLVSGDKLQQPYLLALETMGIEAQDYASETAFISGVQSLLS; encoded by the coding sequence CCGCGCGTATTTGTTAAACGACAAGTTTGAATTAATTGATGCCTGCAGAAATCAGCATGGGGTCATGAACATCACCAGCTCGTTCAGTAAGGTTTTGCAAAATGCCTGTGCCGACTGGGTGGAAAAATATAACATAGAGAATATTTATCTTGGCGGAGTTATAGGCAGTCGTAATGGCTGGGTAGAAACACCATACAGTTATTGCCCGATCTCGGTTGGTGAGCAAAAAGATAAGTTTACTCAATTGGACAATGTATTAGGGTGTGAAACCCGCATTTTTCACGGCCTGCAATGCACAAGCCCTGGTGGTTTTCCCGATGTGATGCGTGGTGAAGAAATTCAGGTTTTGGGTGCCATGCATTGCCTGGAAGGTAAACCGGCCGTGCTGTGTTTGCCGGGCACGCATTCAAAATGGGTTAGTGTAAATAACAATACGATTCATAATTTTGCCAGCATGATGACTGGCGAGATTTTTGCCTTAATGCTTATGCACAGCAGTATCGGGTCGTTGATCGATTCCCATGAATTCGATCAGGCTTCATTCCTGAATGGTTTGCAGGACTATCGAGAGTCCAATGTTGCTTCCGGATGCAATTTTTTGCACAGTATGTTCTCAGTTCGTTCACGAGTGGTGAGCAATAGTCTCAAGGTCGACTCCTTGTATTCGTATTTATCTGGCATGCTGATTGCAGACGAGATCAATAGTGCACAGTCCATGTTCGATCTGTCGCAAGGTGTGCATTTGGTCAGCGGAGACAAATTACAACAACCCTATTTACTCGCCCTGGAGACAATGGGCATCGAAGCGCAGGATTACGCAAGCGAAACGGCATTTATCAGTGGAGTCCAGAGTCTTTTGTCATAG